Proteins encoded within one genomic window of Pedobacter africanus:
- a CDS encoding S9 family peptidase: MRKLGLLFCLFVSTASAQQLAPLTVEKIMRDQKWIGVSPSAFRWSADSKRIFFNWNPKGAAKAGLYQVNVASGKTDTIKALAADEAVGMSYKYNRDRSMGLAEKGGDIYCYELKTGKARRLTQTEEYEGSPMFLNNGNIAYQKGSNFFELNLKTSETRQLSNIVKADKAPGGDKKNTSKKDEWLKQQQSELFDVLKNSKVDLPELLSATDKEGADKKMKPVYIGDKRLSDLVLSPDAHYLSYKLREASDKEKRTIVPSYVTASGYTEELNTRAKVGETPVAAEIYIYDLRRDTVYRILTAQIPGIKDLPDYLKDYPEALEERKKKNADRLVELSAPNWNERGTAAVIVAASHDNKDLWLLRLDAASGGLSLVDRQRDEAWIGGPGVGEVQWLDNDRVYYRSEASGYAHIYVADVHTGKKRQLTAGNWEVQSLKLSKDKQRFYFSANKEHPGITHFYSMDITGGKLQQLTSMKGGNEVLLSPDEKWLAINHSYMNKPWELYVQPNKAGSKAQKITSSTTAEFNSYSWREPDMVSFKNRYGDEVYARVYPAKTPHPNRPAVVFVHGAGYLQNVHYWWSQYSREYMFNNMLADNGYTVIDIDYTASSGYGRKHRTGIYRHMGGKDLSDQVDGVKMLVEKYGVNPKHVGLYGGSYGGFLTLMALFKEQEVFASGAALRSVTDWAHYNHGYTSNILNEPYNDELAYKRSSPIYFAEGLKGNLLMCHGMVDVNVHFQDIVRLSQRLIALGKDNWELAVYPVEDHGFTTPSSWTDEYKRIYKLFESTLKQP; this comes from the coding sequence ATGAGAAAACTTGGCCTGTTGTTTTGTTTGTTTGTGTCGACGGCTTCGGCGCAGCAGCTTGCCCCGCTGACGGTAGAAAAGATCATGAGGGACCAGAAATGGATTGGCGTTTCGCCTTCAGCTTTCCGCTGGTCGGCCGACAGCAAACGGATATTTTTTAACTGGAACCCAAAGGGAGCGGCCAAAGCAGGGCTTTACCAGGTAAATGTGGCTTCCGGTAAAACAGATACGATAAAGGCACTGGCTGCCGATGAGGCCGTAGGGATGAGTTATAAGTATAATAGAGATCGTTCGATGGGGCTGGCCGAAAAAGGGGGCGACATTTATTGCTACGAACTGAAAACGGGCAAAGCCCGGAGGCTGACCCAAACTGAGGAATATGAAGGGAGCCCGATGTTCTTAAACAATGGAAATATTGCCTATCAAAAGGGCAGTAACTTTTTTGAGCTTAACCTTAAAACCAGCGAGACCCGGCAGTTGAGCAATATCGTTAAAGCTGACAAAGCGCCGGGTGGAGATAAGAAGAACACCTCAAAGAAAGATGAATGGCTAAAGCAGCAGCAAAGCGAACTGTTTGATGTGCTCAAAAACAGTAAGGTGGATCTGCCCGAACTTTTATCGGCAACGGATAAGGAAGGGGCAGACAAAAAAATGAAGCCCGTTTATATTGGGGATAAAAGGTTGAGCGACCTGGTGCTGAGCCCTGATGCACATTACCTGAGCTATAAGCTAAGGGAAGCCTCGGATAAAGAGAAAAGAACAATTGTACCCAGCTATGTTACGGCCTCGGGCTATACGGAGGAGCTGAATACCAGGGCCAAGGTTGGGGAAACCCCCGTTGCTGCTGAAATTTATATTTATGATTTGAGGAGGGATACTGTGTACAGAATCCTTACGGCACAGATCCCGGGGATCAAAGATTTACCGGATTATTTAAAGGATTACCCTGAGGCGCTGGAAGAGCGGAAAAAAAAGAATGCCGACAGGCTTGTGGAGCTTTCGGCACCGAACTGGAACGAGAGGGGCACCGCGGCGGTTATAGTGGCTGCATCGCATGATAACAAAGACCTTTGGCTGCTGAGACTGGATGCTGCAAGCGGGGGGCTGAGCCTGGTAGACCGGCAGCGTGACGAGGCCTGGATTGGCGGCCCTGGTGTAGGGGAAGTACAGTGGCTGGACAATGACCGGGTGTATTACCGAAGCGAGGCCAGTGGCTATGCACACATTTATGTGGCGGATGTACATACCGGTAAAAAAAGACAGCTGACTGCCGGAAACTGGGAGGTGCAATCTTTAAAGCTTTCCAAGGATAAACAGCGGTTTTACTTCAGTGCCAATAAGGAGCATCCGGGGATCACCCATTTTTACAGCATGGATATCACAGGTGGAAAGCTGCAGCAGCTCACCAGTATGAAAGGTGGAAATGAAGTCCTGCTGTCTCCTGATGAAAAATGGCTGGCCATTAACCATTCGTACATGAACAAGCCCTGGGAGCTGTATGTACAGCCCAATAAGGCAGGGTCAAAAGCCCAAAAGATCACCAGTTCTACCACAGCGGAGTTCAATTCCTACAGCTGGCGGGAGCCGGATATGGTCAGCTTTAAAAATCGTTATGGTGATGAGGTGTATGCCAGGGTTTATCCGGCCAAAACACCGCACCCCAACCGACCGGCAGTGGTATTTGTACATGGGGCAGGATACCTGCAGAACGTGCATTACTGGTGGAGCCAGTATTCAAGGGAGTATATGTTCAACAATATGCTTGCCGATAACGGCTACACCGTGATCGATATCGATTATACGGCCAGCTCGGGCTATGGGCGCAAGCACCGTACCGGCATTTACCGGCATATGGGTGGCAAAGACCTGAGCGACCAGGTAGACGGGGTGAAAATGCTGGTAGAAAAATATGGGGTAAACCCCAAACATGTGGGCTTATATGGCGGCTCTTACGGTGGTTTCCTTACGCTGATGGCCTTGTTTAAGGAGCAGGAGGTCTTTGCCAGCGGGGCGGCGTTACGGTCGGTGACAGACTGGGCCCATTACAATCATGGCTATACCTCGAATATTTTAAACGAGCCTTATAATGATGAGCTGGCCTATAAGCGCAGTTCGCCCATTTACTTTGCAGAGGGACTAAAGGGCAATTTGCTGATGTGCCATGGCATGGTAGATGTGAACGTGCATTTTCAGGATATCGTAAGGCTTTCGCAGCGGCTGATAGCGTTGGGAAAAGACAATTGGGAACTGGCGGTGTACCCGGTAGAAGACCATGGTTTTACCACGCCCAGCAGCTGGACAGACGAGTACAAAAGGATATATAAATTATTCGAGTCGACTTTAAAGCAGCCATAG